From the Nevskiales bacterium genome, one window contains:
- a CDS encoding thioesterase family protein translates to MSARQGYKHFQSITTRWKDNDIYGHVNNVEYYSYFDTVINSYLIREGGLDIHAGPTIGLCVESHCRYDGPLEFPDTVDAGLRVAHLGRSSVRYEIGLFRDGDDKPAAEGWFVHVFVDRATRRPQPIPDALRQALERLQLQLQETPT, encoded by the coding sequence GTGAGCGCGCGCCAGGGCTATAAACACTTCCAGTCCATCACCACCCGCTGGAAGGACAACGACATCTACGGCCACGTCAACAACGTCGAGTATTACAGCTACTTCGACACCGTCATCAACAGCTACCTGATTCGCGAAGGCGGGCTCGACATCCACGCCGGCCCGACCATCGGCTTGTGCGTGGAGTCGCACTGCCGCTACGACGGCCCGCTTGAATTCCCGGACACCGTGGACGCCGGCCTGCGCGTGGCGCATCTCGGCCGCTCCAGCGTGCGCTACGAGATCGGCCTGTTCCGTGACGGCGACGACAAGCCCGCCGCCGAGGGCTGGTTCGTGCACGTGTTCGTGGACCGTGCCACGCGCAGGCCTCAGCCGATTCCGGATGCGCTGCGGCAGGCGCTCGAGCGGCTGCAGCTGCAACTCCAGGAGACCCCGACATGA
- a CDS encoding metal-dependent hydrolase, which yields MTSHSPLPVQQRDIHFPIAGLQLRDWHPRGPHVSQLFNALSLFFPEGEKFFIDSVRYYRDRGRITDPKLLEEVKGFIGQEAMHGREHRAYNQALEAAGYPAKELEAKAVQQLELGRKLLPRAGQLAATIALEHFTAILAEVLLSDDDVLDGAPPAMAALWRWHAIEETEHKAVAFDVYRAVVGTGLKAWLLRCSIMLSSSLRFLAQSIYTHYRLLKHDGLHRDWKGWRSYLHFVFVRPGFLRRIALPWLAYFKPGFHPWQTDNRQHVERWKAQYAKQLA from the coding sequence ATGACCTCGCATTCGCCCCTGCCGGTGCAGCAACGCGACATCCACTTTCCCATCGCCGGCCTGCAGCTGCGCGACTGGCACCCGCGCGGGCCGCATGTGAGCCAGCTGTTCAACGCGCTGTCGCTGTTCTTCCCCGAGGGCGAGAAGTTCTTCATCGACAGCGTGCGTTACTACCGCGACCGCGGGCGCATCACCGATCCCAAGCTGCTGGAAGAGGTGAAGGGCTTCATCGGCCAGGAGGCGATGCACGGCCGCGAGCACCGCGCCTACAACCAGGCGCTCGAAGCGGCCGGCTATCCGGCGAAGGAACTGGAGGCCAAGGCGGTCCAGCAGCTGGAGCTGGGCCGCAAGCTGTTGCCGCGCGCCGGCCAGCTGGCCGCGACCATCGCGCTGGAACACTTCACCGCGATCCTGGCCGAGGTGCTGCTGAGCGACGATGACGTACTGGACGGCGCGCCGCCGGCGATGGCGGCGCTATGGCGCTGGCACGCGATCGAGGAGACCGAGCACAAGGCAGTGGCCTTCGACGTGTACCGCGCCGTGGTCGGCACCGGGCTCAAGGCCTGGCTGCTGCGCTGCTCGATCATGCTGTCGTCCAGCCTGCGCTTCCTCGCGCAGTCCATCTACACGCACTACCGCCTGCTCAAGCACGACGGCCTGCACCGCGACTGGAAGGGCTGGCGCAGTTACCTGCACTTCGTGTTCGTGCGGCCCGGCTTCCTGCGCCGCATTGCGCTGCCCTGGCTGGCCTACTTCAAGCCGGGCTTCCATCCCTGGCAGACCGACAACCGGCAGCACGTCGAGCGCTGGAAGGCGCAGTACGCCAAACAGCTTGCCTGA
- a CDS encoding MerR family transcriptional regulator, whose translation MAKTDDALTIEELSFRSGVTTRNIRAYQSRGLIPPPETRPGERVGYYGLQHVARLRLINRLQERGFSLAGIADLLRAWEAGRSLDQVLGMESAVAESHRDDSVVIPEAALRQIAMPGIDTDELLRRLRALGLLVREGQQYRLRHPSILQLGLQAAGAGIPPEQLLAEFARIQKDAHRIARRFVKLYNAFVWLPYKAAGMPSEKLPEITQRMKQLRQMAVDITQPLMADALADEIEAIADQNLPTPETLQREGKA comes from the coding sequence ATGGCCAAGACCGACGATGCGCTCACCATCGAGGAGCTGTCCTTCCGCTCCGGCGTGACCACGCGCAATATCCGCGCCTACCAGAGCCGCGGCCTGATCCCGCCACCCGAGACCCGGCCCGGCGAGCGGGTCGGGTATTACGGCTTGCAGCATGTGGCGCGCCTGCGCCTGATCAACCGCCTGCAGGAGCGCGGCTTCTCGCTCGCCGGCATCGCCGACCTGCTGCGCGCCTGGGAGGCCGGCCGCAGTCTCGACCAGGTGCTGGGCATGGAATCGGCGGTGGCGGAGAGCCACCGCGACGACTCGGTGGTGATTCCGGAGGCCGCGCTGCGCCAGATTGCCATGCCGGGCATCGACACCGACGAGCTGCTGCGGCGCCTGCGCGCGCTGGGGCTTTTGGTGCGCGAGGGCCAGCAGTACCGGCTGCGGCACCCGAGCATCCTGCAGCTGGGGCTGCAGGCCGCCGGCGCCGGCATCCCCCCTGAACAGCTGCTGGCGGAGTTCGCGCGCATCCAGAAGGACGCGCACCGCATCGCGCGCCGCTTCGTGAAGCTGTACAACGCCTTCGTGTGGCTGCCCTACAAGGCCGCCGGCATGCCGAGCGAGAAGCTGCCGGAGATCACGCAGCGCATGAAGCAGCTGCGACAGATGGCGGTGGACATCACGCAACCCCTGATGGCCGATGCGCTGGCCGACGAAATCGAGGCGATCGCCGACCAGAACCTGCCGACGCCGGAAACGCTGCAGCGTGAGGGCAAGGCCTGA